The following proteins come from a genomic window of Malus sylvestris chromosome 4, drMalSylv7.2, whole genome shotgun sequence:
- the LOC126619538 gene encoding chromatin-remodeling ATPase INO80-like, whose amino-acid sequence MAAETVASLQIPTTDEVFEKKIEGEKASEQDGVSLTVATSSEPPAAAVEAEKAAAAPAQDFPLVEEIKVENEAIPASQTLDIPKQVVDAVESLAETKSANKSVGREVPKEVAIDSIEIVDAPVPDVPLAEEKKIENESIPDSQTLDIQSVVASVVREAPKEPSIDSFEVGQVEEPKIVDAPLSSIVTIENQEKPLEVTSDEGSIATVKDLDVKDKLEESEHVEPEERVQDEMENDEGSIAEKTEPTRVLEEGKTETMDAPSLAVEEEPEKPKLVEQEKKQDEVGPEESVEVEKVKDDGFSVDKVEDSTVLEEAKNDEDNKPRLTENLGAASLSREAQIEVQDEGDASLPDIAEKFATEDEKKELSAVNVVEKLAEEPAVETEKVEEENVEIEENEKRNVIPEGSTQIIKEDENKESSGGDVVEKLVNEADVELEKVEENEVEIVEDGKRDLVTEDSNQPIIEEQRKESNGGDVIEKLAEQAEVKLEKVGEDNVAKDVETEDNEDRNAIAEDPAPLIEEGERKELGRSDVVGKLAEEAAVKVASVGEEVVAKNGGIEENKKINVVTEDSTQPIDVVEKVAEEVVVETENPAEENETKNVKFEDDKNKTVLEEDVKNSIISPTEFIEKSFEGAAKDAEPVVESEAAEKIENGTPAEVETKEEKPDEVTRAVEVDEPLNDSEQYELEVKGKETVKTDADQLEKITDKVAKPDPNVEPPPTKDSDQAKPPKDQPKEVPAKSSQKQSNNLLSKVKQSLVKAKKAIIGGKSPSSQTPATGTKEAIKVK is encoded by the exons ATGGCTGCTGAAACTGTTGCATCACTTCAAATTCCTACCACTGATGAGGTTT TTGAGAAGAAAATAGAAGGCGAAAAGGCTTCTGAACAAGATGGTGTTTCCTTAACGGTTGCAACATCATCTGAGCCTCCAGCTGCAGCAGTTGAGGCTGAGAAGGCTGCTGCTGCTCCTGCGCAAGATTTTCCGCTTGTGGAAGAAATAAAAGTGGAAAATGAAGCCATTCCTGCTTCACAAACACTCGATATCCCAAAGCAAGTGGTTGATGCTGTTGAGAGCCTGGCAGAGACTAAGAGCGCAAATAAGTCTGTAGGAAGAGAAGTACCCAAAGAAGTGGCGATAGATAGCATTGAAATAGTTGATGCTCCTGTGCCAGATGTTCCACTCgcagaagaaaaaaagatagaaaatgAATCCATTCCTGATTCACAAACATTAGATATTCAAAGTGTGGTTGCGTCTGTAGTGAGAGAAGCACCGAAAGAACCATCCATAGATAGCTTTGAAGTAGGGCAAGTGGAGGAACCGAAGATAGTTGATGCTCCTCTATCATCAATTGTAACCATTGAGAATCAAGAGAAGCCTTTGGAAGTCACTTCGGACGAAGGATCCATAGCAACAGTCAAAGACTTAGATGTGAAGGACAAACTAGAAGAATCTGAGCACGTAGAGCCTGAAGAGAGAGTGCAGGATGAGATGGAAAATGATGAAGGCTCTATAGCTGAAAAGACTGAGCCTACCAGAGTCTTGGAGGAAGGGAAAACTGAAACAATGGACGCACCTAGTCTAGCTGTGGAGGAAGAACCAGAAAAGCCCAAACTTGTGGAACAAGAAAAGAAACAGGATGAAGTTGGGCCTGAGGAAAGTGTTGAGGTTGAAAAAGTGAAAGATGACGGATTTTCAGTTGATAAGGTTGAAGATTCAACAGTCTTGGAAGAAGCGAAAAATGATGAAGATAACAAGCCTAGACTAACTGAAAATCTTGGAGCGGCTTCACTTAGTCGGGAAGCTCAAATTGAAGTACAAGATGAAGGGGATGCTTCTCTACCTGACATCGCAGAAAAGTTCGCAACTGAAGACGAAAAGAAAGAATTAAGTGCTGTCAATGTGGTTGAGAAGCTAGCAGAAGAGCCAGCTGTGGAGACTGAAAAGGTCGAGGAAGAGAATGTGGAAATCGAAGAAAACGAGAAGAGGAATGTGATTCCTGAGGGTTCAACTCAAATAATTAAAGAAGATGAGAATAAGGAATCAAGCGGTGGTGATGTGGTTGAGAAGCTAGTGAACGAGGCAGATGTGGAACTGGAAAAGGTTGAAGAAAACGAGGTGGAGATTGTAGAGGATGGAAAGAGAGATTTGGTAACTGAGGATTCAAATCAACCAATCATAGAGGAACAAAGGAAAGAATCAAATGGAGGTGATGTGATCGAGAAGCTAGCGGAGCAGGCTGAGGTGAAGTTGGAAAAGGTTGGAGAAGATAATGTGGCAAAGGATGTCGAAACTGAAGATAATGAAGACAGGAATGCAATAGCTGAGGATCCGGCTCCGCTAATTGAAGAGGGTGAAAGGAAAGAATTAGGCAGGTCTGATGTAGTTGGGAAGCTAGCAGAAGAGGCGGCAGTGAAGGTGGCAAGTGTAGGAGAAGAGGTGGTGGCAAAGAATGGCGGAATTGAAGAGAACAAAAAGATAAATGTGGTAACTGAGGATTCAACTCAACCAATTGATGTGGTTGAGAAGGTAGCAGAAGAGGTAGTGGTGGAAACAGAAAACCCTGCAGAAGAGAATGAAACAAAgaatgtgaaatttgaagacgacaaaaacaaaactgtacTTGAAGAGGATGTCAAGAACTCTATTATTTCTCCCACTGAATTTATAGAAAAATCATTTGAGGGAGCAGCGAAAGATGCTGAACCTGTGGTGGAAAGCGAAGCAGCAGAAAAGATAGAAAATGGGACTCCAGCTGAAGTTGAAACCAAGGAGGAGAAGCCGGACGAAGTCACTAGAGCTGTTGAAGTTGATGAACCACTTAACGATTCTGAGCAATATGAATTAGAAGTTAAAGGAAAGGAAACTGTTAAAACGGATGCTGATCAATTGGAGAAAATTACAGACAAAGTTGCGAAACCTGATCCGAATGTAGAGCCTCCTCCCACCAAGGATAGCGATCAGGCAAAACCCCCCAAGGACCAGCCAAAGGAAGTTCCAGCTAAGTCCTCTCAGAAACAGTCGAATAACCTTCTGTCAAAGGTAAAACAGTCACTGGTGAAGGCAAAGAAGGCTATCATCGGGGGGAAATCTCCAAGCTCGCAAACTCCTGCTACCGGAACTAAGGAGGCTATCAAAGTTAAATAA
- the LOC126619539 gene encoding transcription factor PHYTOCHROME INTERACTING FACTOR-LIKE 15-like isoform X2, translating to MPFSELYRMAGRVDSSQDFDATANEASSNHNLASIDKRSSSSQVLRDSNPNSAHEDACLQQRNVGKVALIGRADVSRPRTGTSQLYSLSSQQSQASYPSFRSRVSDTAGDNTSATHRDVGKNSNQISSTAGFPGMKMQRQDPVMPRNTNPSIMNFTHFSRPAALAKANVQNNGAMAGSGSSSMERIENKDKFSAATRNNLPESTLIDSSSGAPKESNSQCQPILVRSSDELKATKAKPLEEPCTAKRSEGACQEETSKNDINANDKPCESASRVSPGREKTLEPVVASSVCSGNSVERGSDDPTHALKRKCRETDESECHSDDVEDESVGVKKGAHARGKGSKRSRAAEVHNLSERRRRDRINEKMRALQELIPNSNKVDKASMLDEAIEYLKTLQLQVQIMSMGAGMYMPPMMLSPGMQHMHGPRMAHFSPMGVGMGMGLGMGFGMGMPDMNGASSSYPILQVPPMQGAHFPGSHMAGHNAFNGMMGSNLQMFGLPSQGVPMQMQRAPLAPSSGGPLVKSSAGPNAGSSGGPVENVESAPVSGSKDWVQNMNSQVMQNNNANSSINPTSSQGQATNEGFGQTALVRNNVQAADANNNRANR from the exons ATGCCTTTTTCCGAGCTTTATCGGATGGCCGGAAGGGTTGATTCAAGTCAAGATTTTGA TGCAACTGCAAATGAGGCTTCCTCCAATCATAATCTTGCCTCGATCGATAAGAGGAGTAGTTCTAGTCAGGTGCTTAGGGATTCCAATCCCAATTCTGCACATGAAGATGCTTGTTTGCAACAAAGGAATGTGGGAAAGGTTGCTTTAATCGGCCGTGCTGATGTTAGCAGACCTAGAACTGGTACTAGTCAGTTGTACTCGTTATCATCGCAGCAATCTCAAGCATCGTATCCATCTTTCAGATCAAGGGTTTCGGATACTGCTGGTGATAATACTAGTGCCACCCATCGTGATGTTGGCAAGAATTCAAATCAGATTTCATCTACGGCCGGTTTTCCTGGAATGAAAATGCAGAGGCAAGATCCAGTAATGCCTAGAAACACTAATCCATCCATAATGAACTTTACCCATTTTTCACGGCCAGCTGCTCTTGCAAAAGCTAATGTTCAGAACAACGGTGCGATGGCTGGCTCAGGTTCATCAAGCATGGAAAGGATTGAAAACAAGGACAAGTTTTCAGCTGCAACCAGGAACAATCTGCCCGAGTCAACGCTAATTGATTCAAGCAGTGGTGCACCGAAGGAGTCAAATTCACAATGCCAGCCAATTCTAGTGAGATCCAGTGATGAATTGAAAGCAACAAAAGCTAAGCCTCTCGAGGAACCATGTACTGCTAAGCGGTCTGAGGGGGCATGCCAAGAAGAAACCTCTAAGAATGACATAAACGCCAATGATAAACCTTGTGAAAGTGCTAGTAGGGTATCTCCAGGTCGTGAAAAAACTCTGGAACCTGTTGTTGCTTCTTCTGTTTGCTCAGGCAATAGTGTGGAGAGAGGTTCAGATGACCCAACACATGCTTTGAAGAGAAAATGTCGTGAGACTGACGAGTCTGAATGCCATAGTGAT GACGTAGAGGATGAATCTGTGGGTGTCAAGAAAGGAGCTCATGCTCGGGGCAAGGGTTCCAAGAGAAGCAGAGCAGCAGAAGTGCATAATTTATCGGAAAGG AGGCGAAGGGACAGAATCAATGAGAAGATGCGTGCGCTACAGGAACTCATACCGAATTCCAATAAg GTGGACAAAGCTTCAATGCTCGATGAGGCTATTGAGTATTTAAAGACGCTTCAACTCCAAGTACAG ATTATGTCAATGGGAGCTGGTATGTATATGCCACCAATGATGTTATCACCAGGAATGCAACACATGCATGGACCCCGTATGGCTCATTTCTCACCCATGGGTGTTGGAATGGGAATGGGATTAGGCATGGGTTTTGGGATGGGTATGCCCGACATGAATGGTGCATCTTCTAGTTACCCTATTCTTCAGGTGCCCCCCATGCAAGGAGCACATTTCCCTGGTTCACATATGGCAGGGCACAACGCCTTCAATGGGATGATGGGATCTAACCTTCAGATGTTTGGGCTTCCTAGTCAAGGAGTTCCTATGCAGATGCAACGTGCGCCCTTAGCTCCCTCATCAGGAGGTCCCCTTGTGAAGTCATCTGCAGGACCAAATGCAGGCAGTTCAGGAGGACCTGTGGAAAATGTGGAATCAGCTCCAGTTTCTGGTTCAAAGGATTGGGTTCAGAACATGAACTCTCAAGTGATGCAAAACAACAATGCCAATAGCTCTATCAATCCAACATCTAGTCAG GGCCAAGCAACAAATGAGGGATTTGGACAGACTGCATTGGTGCGAAATAATGTTCAAGCAGCTGATGCTAACAACAACAGAGCTAACAGATAA
- the LOC126619539 gene encoding transcription factor PIF3-like isoform X1 gives MPFSELYRMAGRVDSSQDFENDFLELVWENGQVVMQGQSSRTRKNPSCNTLPSYNTPKNRDRDVGNSNIGKTGKFGFVVDSELDEIPLSVPSSEMGLSEDDDMLPWLNYSIDEPLHHEYCHDFLPEFSSATANEASSNHNLASIDKRSSSSQVLRDSNPNSAHEDACLQQRNVGKVALIGRADVSRPRTGTSQLYSLSSQQSQASYPSFRSRVSDTAGDNTSATHRDVGKNSNQISSTAGFPGMKMQRQDPVMPRNTNPSIMNFTHFSRPAALAKANVQNNGAMAGSGSSSMERIENKDKFSAATRNNLPESTLIDSSSGAPKESNSQCQPILVRSSDELKATKAKPLEEPCTAKRSEGACQEETSKNDINANDKPCESASRVSPGREKTLEPVVASSVCSGNSVERGSDDPTHALKRKCRETDESECHSDDVEDESVGVKKGAHARGKGSKRSRAAEVHNLSERRRRDRINEKMRALQELIPNSNKVDKASMLDEAIEYLKTLQLQVQIMSMGAGMYMPPMMLSPGMQHMHGPRMAHFSPMGVGMGMGLGMGFGMGMPDMNGASSSYPILQVPPMQGAHFPGSHMAGHNAFNGMMGSNLQMFGLPSQGVPMQMQRAPLAPSSGGPLVKSSAGPNAGSSGGPVENVESAPVSGSKDWVQNMNSQVMQNNNANSSINPTSSQGQATNEGFGQTALVRNNVQAADANNNRANR, from the exons ATGCCTTTTTCCGAGCTTTATCGGATGGCCGGAAGGGTTGATTCAAGTCAAGATTTTGA AAATGATTTTCTTGAGTTGGTATGGGAAAATGGTCAGGTTGTGATGCAGGGTCAGTCCAGTAGAACTAGGAAGAATCCATCTTGTAATACCTTACCGTCTTATAACACCCCGAAAAATCGAGATAGAGATGTAGGAAATAGCAACATTGGGAAGACAGGGAAATTTGGGTTTGTGGTGGATTCTGAATTGGATGAAATTCCGTTGTCGGTGCCATCTTCTGAGATGGGTTTGAGTGAGGATGATGACATGTTGCCTTGGTTGAATTATTCCATTGATGAGCCTTTACATCATGAGTACTGTCATGATTTTTTGCCTGAATTTTCTAGTGCAACTGCAAATGAGGCTTCCTCCAATCATAATCTTGCCTCGATCGATAAGAGGAGTAGTTCTAGTCAGGTGCTTAGGGATTCCAATCCCAATTCTGCACATGAAGATGCTTGTTTGCAACAAAGGAATGTGGGAAAGGTTGCTTTAATCGGCCGTGCTGATGTTAGCAGACCTAGAACTGGTACTAGTCAGTTGTACTCGTTATCATCGCAGCAATCTCAAGCATCGTATCCATCTTTCAGATCAAGGGTTTCGGATACTGCTGGTGATAATACTAGTGCCACCCATCGTGATGTTGGCAAGAATTCAAATCAGATTTCATCTACGGCCGGTTTTCCTGGAATGAAAATGCAGAGGCAAGATCCAGTAATGCCTAGAAACACTAATCCATCCATAATGAACTTTACCCATTTTTCACGGCCAGCTGCTCTTGCAAAAGCTAATGTTCAGAACAACGGTGCGATGGCTGGCTCAGGTTCATCAAGCATGGAAAGGATTGAAAACAAGGACAAGTTTTCAGCTGCAACCAGGAACAATCTGCCCGAGTCAACGCTAATTGATTCAAGCAGTGGTGCACCGAAGGAGTCAAATTCACAATGCCAGCCAATTCTAGTGAGATCCAGTGATGAATTGAAAGCAACAAAAGCTAAGCCTCTCGAGGAACCATGTACTGCTAAGCGGTCTGAGGGGGCATGCCAAGAAGAAACCTCTAAGAATGACATAAACGCCAATGATAAACCTTGTGAAAGTGCTAGTAGGGTATCTCCAGGTCGTGAAAAAACTCTGGAACCTGTTGTTGCTTCTTCTGTTTGCTCAGGCAATAGTGTGGAGAGAGGTTCAGATGACCCAACACATGCTTTGAAGAGAAAATGTCGTGAGACTGACGAGTCTGAATGCCATAGTGAT GACGTAGAGGATGAATCTGTGGGTGTCAAGAAAGGAGCTCATGCTCGGGGCAAGGGTTCCAAGAGAAGCAGAGCAGCAGAAGTGCATAATTTATCGGAAAGG AGGCGAAGGGACAGAATCAATGAGAAGATGCGTGCGCTACAGGAACTCATACCGAATTCCAATAAg GTGGACAAAGCTTCAATGCTCGATGAGGCTATTGAGTATTTAAAGACGCTTCAACTCCAAGTACAG ATTATGTCAATGGGAGCTGGTATGTATATGCCACCAATGATGTTATCACCAGGAATGCAACACATGCATGGACCCCGTATGGCTCATTTCTCACCCATGGGTGTTGGAATGGGAATGGGATTAGGCATGGGTTTTGGGATGGGTATGCCCGACATGAATGGTGCATCTTCTAGTTACCCTATTCTTCAGGTGCCCCCCATGCAAGGAGCACATTTCCCTGGTTCACATATGGCAGGGCACAACGCCTTCAATGGGATGATGGGATCTAACCTTCAGATGTTTGGGCTTCCTAGTCAAGGAGTTCCTATGCAGATGCAACGTGCGCCCTTAGCTCCCTCATCAGGAGGTCCCCTTGTGAAGTCATCTGCAGGACCAAATGCAGGCAGTTCAGGAGGACCTGTGGAAAATGTGGAATCAGCTCCAGTTTCTGGTTCAAAGGATTGGGTTCAGAACATGAACTCTCAAGTGATGCAAAACAACAATGCCAATAGCTCTATCAATCCAACATCTAGTCAG GGCCAAGCAACAAATGAGGGATTTGGACAGACTGCATTGGTGCGAAATAATGTTCAAGCAGCTGATGCTAACAACAACAGAGCTAACAGATAA
- the LOC126618828 gene encoding hydrophobic protein RCI2A-like, which yields MGAATCIDIILAILLPPLGVFLRFGCHSEFWICLLLTVLGYIPGILYALYIITK from the exons ATGGGTGCAGCAACCTGCATTGACATCATCCTCGCCATACTCTTACCACCTCTTGGTGTCTTCCTCAGGTTTGGCTGTCAT TCGGAGTTTTGGATCTGTTTGCTGCTGACTGTGCTTGGTTACATCCCTGGTATTTTATATGCCCTCTATATCATCACCAAGTGA